The segment TCCATAACTTCGAGTTCGGCGGCCGATACACATCTCAGCCCGAGATCGATCACAGCGGCATAACTGTGGACAACTATTTTGTTCATCCACAGCCAACGCACGCATCACTTTCCGCGCGAATTCGGTGCCACAGTGCGTGGATGGACAGCGCACCGTTCGTCGGATCCGAGGCACTGGCAAACGGGTTGGTCACCCGCCAGCAGCTGCGAGGCCACTTTCGACGTATTTATCGCGACGTCTACATCGACCCGAACAGCGTTCTGGACGCGCCCACCAAAGCGAGAGCGGCATGGTTGTATTCCCGGGGAAGAGCAGTGGTGTCAGGTCTGAGCGCTGCGGCGGTGCACGGATCGGGCTGGATCTCGGCCGACCACGATGCCGAACTCCTCTGGGCCGAACATCGCAGGCAGTTCGACGGCCTTCGCATCGGTTTCGACGAGCTGCTGCCTGAAGAAGTCGAGAGTGTCGACGGCTTGGTCGTCACCACAGCGGCGAGAACTGCATACGACCTCGGCCGACGCAGACCGTTCGGAACCGCCGTGGCACGGCTGGATGCGCTGTGCCGCGCCACCGGAGTCGGCGTTCACGACATCGCCCGGCTTGCAGAAAACCATCGAGGTGCCCGCGGCATCGTTCAGTTGCGGGCCGTGCTCGCCGTGGTCGACGCAGGTGCGGAATCACCACAGGAGACGCGCACCAGACTGGCTCTCATGGAGGCAGGCCTACCTCGCCCGCAAACTCAGATCGAGGTGGTGGGTCCGGACGGGAGGGTGTTCGCCCGCATCGACATCGGCTGGGCACGGTGGAAGGTCGCGGTGGAATACGACGGCGAACAACACTGGTCCGACGACAGGCAGCGAGCCTGGGACATCGAGCGCCAGCACCTCCTCGAATCACTCGGCTGGACGGTGATCCGAGTGAGCGCGATGCAATTGCGCACCGATCCGTGGGAAGTCGCAGCGCGAGTTCGCGACAAACTGCGTGCTGCCGGGGCCAAGGTCTAGCCGAGCTCGAAGTTATGGACGGATTTCGCCGGAAATCCATCCATAACTTCGAGTTCGGCAGGAGGGCTCAGTGAGCGAAGTGCCGCGATCCCGTCAGATACAGGGTCACGCCCGCGTCCTGTGCCGCGGCGATCACTTCGTTGTCGCGTACCGAACCACCGGGCTGCACAACGGCTTTGACGCCTGCGCTCATGAGGACCTGCAGGCCGTCCGGGAACGGGAAGAACGCATCCGAGGACGCGACCGAACCGACGACGCGATCCCCGGCTCGCTGCACGGCGAGGTGGGCGGCGTCGACGCGGTTGACCTGGCCCATTCCGACGCCTACCGACGCACCGTCGTGGGCGAGTAGGATCGCGTTGGACTTCACGGCTCTGCCTGCGCGCCAAGCGAATTCGAGATCCTTCAAGGTCTGCTCGTCGGCAGGTTCGCCGGCGGCGAGGGTCCAGTTGGCGGGGGTGTCGCCGTCCGCGTCGAGCACATCCCGCTGCTGCAGCAGTGCGCCGCCGGAGATGGGCTTGAGTTCGACGCCCGAGGTGGGCGGTGCGACCGCGAGCAGGACGCGAATGTTCTTCTTGCGCTGCAACACTCCGAGTGCACCGTCGGCGTAGGACGGCGCGATGATGACCTCGGTGAAGATCTCGGCCACCTGCTCGGCCATCTCGACGGTGACTTCGCGGTTGGCTGCGATGACGCCGCCGTATGCGCTCACCGGATCGCAGGCGTGGGCCTTGCGGTGCGCCTCGGCGATGTCCTTCCCGACGGCGATGCCACACGGATTGGCGTGCTTGATGATGGCGACGGTGGGCTCGGCGTGATCGAACGCCGCGCGCCAGGCTGCATCGGAATCGGTGAAGTTGTTGTACGACATCTCTTTACCGTGCAACTGCTCGGCCTGCGCGATGCCTGCGGCTGCGGACGAGTCGACGTACAGGGCCGCCTTCTGGTGCGGGTTCTCGCCGTAGCGGAGCACCGCCGAGCGGTCCCAGGTGCCGCCGATCCATTCCGGGAACACCGTCTCGGTGTCGGGGGTCAGCACATTGCTCATCCACGATGCCACCGCGACGTCGTAGGCGGCTGTGTGCTGAAAGGCCTGTGCGGCGAGCGACGTGCGCTCGGCGAGGGTGAATCCGCCACCGGAGACGGCCGTGAGCACGTCCTCGTAGCGCGCTGGGTCGACGACGACGGCCACCGACGGATGATTCTTGGCCGCGGCGCGCACCATCGACGGTCCGCCGATGTCGATCTGCTCGACGCATTCGTCCGGCGTCGCCCCACTGGCGACGGTCTCGGTGAACGGGTAGAGGTTCACCACGACGAGCTCGAACGCCTCGATGCCCAATTCCTCGAGCTGGGCAAGATGTTCGGGCTTACGGGTGTCGGCGAGCACGCCGGCATGCACGCGAGGATGCAGCGTCTTGACGCGTCCCTCGAGGGTCTCGGGAAATCCGGTGAGGTCCTCGACCTTGGTGACCGGAATTCCGGCGTCGGCGATCTTGCTCGCCGTCGATCCGGTGGACACCAGAGCGACGCCTGCGCTGTGCAAGCCGGTGGCCAGTTCGATCAGTCCGGTCTTGTCGTAGACGCTGACCAGCGCGCGGCGCACTGCTTTACGTTCACTCATCGGATTATCTGAGCCTTTCGTCCATCGGAGGTGACACCTTTGGCGGCCACGGCTGCGATCACGTCGACCAGCAACCGTCGCTCGACAGTCTTGATGCGTTCGTGCAACGCGGATTCGTCGTCGCCGTCGAGTACCGGTACGGCTTCCTGCGCCAGGATCGGCCCGGTGTCGACGCCGGAATCGACCAGATGAACCGTCGAACCGGTCAGTTTGACGCCGTGGTCGAGTGCGTCGCGCACGGCATGTGCACCGGGGAACGACGGCAGGAGCGCGGGGTGGGTGTTGACGATGCGTCCGGTGTAGGCCCCGAGGAATTGCGGGCCGAGGATCTTCATGAAACCGGCGGTGACGACCAGGTCGGGCTCGAAGCTCGAGGCGGCATCGGTGAGCGCGTGGTCCCAGGCCGATCGATCGGCGAAGTCTCGCAGGGCAATACGGAAGTGCGGGATCGCGGCATCGTCGGCACGGCGGACGGCATCGCAGTCGCGATCGACTCCAACGGCGACGATGCGGGCGGGATAGTTCTCGGTGGCAGTCGCGGCTATGAGCGACTGCAGGAGCGAGCCGGTCCCCGATGCGAGGACGACGACCCGCGCGGGTGTCTCACGCAAGGCAGTCAGCGCACTACTCCTGAAATATCGAGGCGGATCGTTCGAGCCAGCGGAAAGCCTAGTCGCTGCGTCCTCGAGCCCTACCGGGCAGGTCCGTCCCGATCCCGGGCGGTGCGACGATCTCGGCGTCCAACGGTTCGTCGGTAGCGGCCTCGACGGTCGCATCCGGTTCTTCGGCCGGGGGCATCTCGGCCGGGACGTCGTCCACGGCCTCGTCCACGACCTCCGCCTCGACGACCTCCTCTACCTGTTCGACCTGTTCGTCGTCCTCGGGCTCGGATGGGGCGGCCTCGATCGCCAACTCGGCGGCAGGTACGGGAGTCGGAACGGGCTCGTCCTGGACCGGCTCGGGTTCTGCTCGACGCCACACGACGAGGGCCGCGGAGGCGGACCCGGCGACGGCCAGCCATGCGAATGTCAGCAGCCCGAAACTCCACACGGTGACTTCGACGGTGCCGAAGGTGCCGAGGTTTCCGCCTGCGGCGTAGCCGAACAGCGCTGCGAGTACACCGGTTGCGGCTGCCACGACCCAGACGGAGGACACTGCGACCTGAATGTCGGCGCTGCGGATAGCGCAATCGCGGCCGAGCAGCAGTCCGGCACCGATCGGGACGACGAGCATCACGACCCAGATCGTCTGGGCCGATCCTTCGGGAAGGACGGCCAGGATCGGCAGCGGCGGGAGCGGCCCTCCCGTCGTCGAGAACAAGCTGACCGACGCGTCACCGAACCCGGCAGTGGAACCGGTGGCCACCGCGAGGGCACCGATGACGACGTTGGGAAGGTAGAGCACCGACAGCACAGTCAGCCCGAGCATGCCGACGACATCGCGTCCGCTTTCGACCAGTGCGCCCGCGGTCTCCCAGGAGGCGAGCAGGGCGAGCAGTACGACGGCCGCGCCGCCTGCAGCAAGGATCGATATCGCGCGCACGAGGGGCGCAACGAGCGCGCGCACCCAGTCCGGGAATCCGCGGCGGGCCACCAGTGAGTCCCAGCGCGCGAGAAGTAGACCGGTTCCGGATGCGGCCGCGTGCACGCCTGCGACCCAGGAGAAGGCAACGAGTGCGTTGGGGCTGGACAGTCCGATGACGGTGGACGCGTCCTTGGCGACGGCCAGGGCAATGGCGGTGACGGCGAGCGGGCCGGCCATCGACGCCGCGAACACCCACCGAACCACGCGGCGTTCGGTGTCGGAGTCCACGGCGTGGTGGACGGTGCGGGCGACGGACCAGCCGATCATGAGTGTCGGCAGGAGCGGTGCGATGCCGAGGGACGTGCCGCCGATGCTCAGGGGTACCAGGTGCACGGCGAACCACGACCCGGCGATCGCTCCGAGGGTTCCGGTGAGGTCGCTGTTGACCGAGACGAGGGTGACCAGAGCCAGGGTCGTCGCAACGACCACGACCAGTCCGGAGGTCTTGAAGGCCACTGCAGCGAGCATGCGCGACTGATCGGGCGTCGGTCCGGTGCCCGCACGGGGAGCCCGGGCGGCCGCGCGTCGCGTCTCTCGGTTCAATAGATCGCTCATCGCAACGAGAGTCGCATCATCTTCGCGGCGCGCCGGTCAGGCGCGCCGCGAAGCGAGCTGTGATGAAGCAATGAATCAGTCGCGCTTCTTCTCGTCCTCGGCGGGAGTGGCACCGAACGACTGCGTGGGCGCGCCGTACGGCGTCGACTGTTCACCCGATTCGGGCTCGTCCGACTTGGCCGGGGGCTGGCCGTATCCGGACGGCTGGCCGTACTGATACTGGTTCGGCGGGTAGGCCTGCCCGGCGGCCGGGCCGCTCGGACCGGTGTACGGCGGCGGTGCATAACCGCCCTGGGGCGACGGGGTGTTGGGGGCGGACTGTCCGTACGGCTGCTGTCCACCCGGGTTGTAGGAGTGCTGCCCCGACGACTGTCCGCTCGGTGCCTGACCGCTGAGACCCTGACCGAAGTTGGACGAGGTTCCC is part of the Rhodococcus sp. SBT000017 genome and harbors:
- a CDS encoding DUF559 domain-containing protein → MDSAPFVGSEALANGLVTRQQLRGHFRRIYRDVYIDPNSVLDAPTKARAAWLYSRGRAVVSGLSAAAVHGSGWISADHDAELLWAEHRRQFDGLRIGFDELLPEEVESVDGLVVTTAARTAYDLGRRRPFGTAVARLDALCRATGVGVHDIARLAENHRGARGIVQLRAVLAVVDAGAESPQETRTRLALMEAGLPRPQTQIEVVGPDGRVFARIDIGWARWKVAVEYDGEQHWSDDRQRAWDIERQHLLESLGWTVIRVSAMQLRTDPWEVAARVRDKLRAAGAKV
- the purN gene encoding phosphoribosylglycinamide formyltransferase gives rise to the protein MRETPARVVVLASGTGSLLQSLIAATATENYPARIVAVGVDRDCDAVRRADDAAIPHFRIALRDFADRSAWDHALTDAASSFEPDLVVTAGFMKILGPQFLGAYTGRIVNTHPALLPSFPGAHAVRDALDHGVKLTGSTVHLVDSGVDTGPILAQEAVPVLDGDDESALHERIKTVERRLLVDVIAAVAAKGVTSDGRKAQIIR
- the purH gene encoding bifunctional phosphoribosylaminoimidazolecarboxamide formyltransferase/IMP cyclohydrolase, which translates into the protein MSERKAVRRALVSVYDKTGLIELATGLHSAGVALVSTGSTASKIADAGIPVTKVEDLTGFPETLEGRVKTLHPRVHAGVLADTRKPEHLAQLEELGIEAFELVVVNLYPFTETVASGATPDECVEQIDIGGPSMVRAAAKNHPSVAVVVDPARYEDVLTAVSGGGFTLAERTSLAAQAFQHTAAYDVAVASWMSNVLTPDTETVFPEWIGGTWDRSAVLRYGENPHQKAALYVDSSAAAGIAQAEQLHGKEMSYNNFTDSDAAWRAAFDHAEPTVAIIKHANPCGIAVGKDIAEAHRKAHACDPVSAYGGVIAANREVTVEMAEQVAEIFTEVIIAPSYADGALGVLQRKKNIRVLLAVAPPTSGVELKPISGGALLQQRDVLDADGDTPANWTLAAGEPADEQTLKDLEFAWRAGRAVKSNAILLAHDGASVGVGMGQVNRVDAAHLAVQRAGDRVVGSVASSDAFFPFPDGLQVLMSAGVKAVVQPGGSVRDNEVIAAAQDAGVTLYLTGSRHFAH
- a CDS encoding DUF6350 family protein produces the protein MSDLLNRETRRAAARAPRAGTGPTPDQSRMLAAVAFKTSGLVVVVATTLALVTLVSVNSDLTGTLGAIAGSWFAVHLVPLSIGGTSLGIAPLLPTLMIGWSVARTVHHAVDSDTERRVVRWVFAASMAGPLAVTAIALAVAKDASTVIGLSSPNALVAFSWVAGVHAAASGTGLLLARWDSLVARRGFPDWVRALVAPLVRAISILAAGGAAVVLLALLASWETAGALVESGRDVVGMLGLTVLSVLYLPNVVIGALAVATGSTAGFGDASVSLFSTTGGPLPPLPILAVLPEGSAQTIWVVMLVVPIGAGLLLGRDCAIRSADIQVAVSSVWVVAAATGVLAALFGYAAGGNLGTFGTVEVTVWSFGLLTFAWLAVAGSASAALVVWRRAEPEPVQDEPVPTPVPAAELAIEAAPSEPEDDEQVEQVEEVVEAEVVDEAVDDVPAEMPPAEEPDATVEAATDEPLDAEIVAPPGIGTDLPGRARGRSD